Below is a window of Synergistetes bacterium HGW-Synergistetes-1 DNA.
GTTTGGTCGAAATTGAGGCGATAGCAGTTAAGGAATAATTGGAGGTCAGAATTATGCTCTTTTCAGAAATTACTAAAGTAAAGCTTATTGAAGAGCCCACAGCTCTCGAAACAATGGAGAGGCTGCAGAAACACTTAGGTTGCGCTTCGGTGTATGTGAAACGCGATGACTGTATGACGCTGGGAATGGGCGGTAACAAAGTTCGAAGCCTCGAATACTGGATGGGAGAGGCTCAGCGAATCAATGCCGATGTGATAGTAGTTGCCGGAGCGCCGGTTTCGAATCAGTGCAGACTTGCAGCTGCCGCTGCTGCAAAACTAGGGATCAAGTGTCTGGTTTTGCATAGCTCTGAACCGGGAGCAAAAATTGAGGGAAACTTATTGCTAAATTACCTTCTTGGCGCAGAGGTTCGATTTATTGGCGCTGTTGATGAAGTCCGCAGAAAAGAGATAGCTCTTGAAGAAATTTTTAAATTAAAGGCAGCGGGCCATACTCCTTATTTGATAGGAGATCCAATTGTTGGAGCAATGGGCTACCTTTCTTGTGCATTAGAACTGCATGAACAAGCCAAATTGAAAAACGCAGGTATAAAGCATGTGTTTCTCCCTGGATCAATGGGAACAACCGAAGCAGGTTTTATCTTGGGAAATAAAATGCTCGGATACCCGTTCGAGATCCATTTGATAAGTGTGGAATATTCAATATCAGAGCTTGGTAACAGAATAGAAGAAATATGCACTAATACCTCAAAACATTGGGGTTTTAATTTCAACCCCCTTTCCTGGAATAAAAATGTCCACATCTATGACCAGTATCTTGGCGGGGGATATGACATTCCCACGGAGAAATCATTGGAAGCGATATCATTAGCCGCCTCTTTAGAAGGATTTTTTCTTGAAAACACTTATACAAGCAAAACATTTGCCGGCATGGTTGATTTATTACAAAACGACAAGACTATAAAAGATGAAGTATCTTGTTTCATCCATACTGGGGGGCTGCCCACTCTATTTGCATTAGGTGATGAAATCAATAAAAAACTTATTAGCAATTAACATTCTGAACACTTTAAGAACAAGAAGGAGGAATTGATATGGTTGCTCTAATCAAATTATTACCGATAGTTGCGCTTGTGGCTATGCTTCTCAGGGGGATGGACATACTTATAGCATCTCCAATAGCGACAGTATTTGCTGGTCTTCTTGCTGTAGCTCTTGATCGAAAAAAAGTAAATGAGGTTATTGATGCGGCAATTGAGAATGCCAAGGGATTAATGCTCATCTTTTTTCTGTTAATGGTCGCATACGCAATGGGTGAAGTCTTTATGGCAACCGGAGTAGGGGCTTCAATCATTGGTTTATCAATGAAATTGGGGATTACTGGCAAGTCTGTTGCAACTGTTGCCCTTATATTGACCGCGGTCCTTTCCACAGCCACGGGAACATCCTGGGGAACGTTTGCTGCCTGTGTGCCGGTTTTTCTATGGCTGAGTCATATCACAGGAGGAAGTCCGGTATTGACAGTTGCAGCAATTGCGGGCGGATCCTGTTTCGGTGACAACATCGGTTTGATTTCCGATACAACAGTTCTAAGCTCAGGAATCCAAAATGTTGAGGTCATGGATAGGGTTCGTCATCAGGGTGTTTGGTCCTTGATCTGTCTGGTAGTTTCTGCAGTACTGTTCTATCTGGTGTCTGCATCAATGGGGCTTGAAAGCACTGCTTCTGATGCAACGAAAGCTGTAGCTGCAATCCCTGCTGAAATATGGGAAACGCTCAAAGTAAAGAGGCCGTCGGCAATCGCATTGTTGAACCAGGTTCAATCAGGAGTCCCAATATATATGGTAATTCCTCTTGTTTTGGTGTTAGGGATGGCTGTATATGGTGTTTCTACAATGCCCTGCCTAATTATAGGGTTATTTTCAGCACTGGTTTTTGGACTTATCGCAGGCACAATAGAGTCGATCTCATCTTATCTTGACTTAGTGCTAAAAGGGTTTGCCGATGCCGGTTCGTGGTCTGTTGCGATGTCAATGTGGACCGGTGCATTTGGTGGAATAATGAAATTGATGAATGCATTTGATCCTATCGCGAAGTTTGTTCTTTCAACTGCAAGAAATGTACGTACCCTAATATTCAACAACGGTATCCTCTGTCTGATAACTAACGCAGCGCTCGGAGATTGCACCGGACAAATCGTTACCGTTGGGCCTGTAATCAAGGAAATTGTTGAAGAGAATGTTGTCGGAAGCGAAAAAGATCTCTATACTCTGCGTCTTAGAAATGCGACAATGTCTGATGCGTTCGGAGTTCTAGGGTCGCAGTTGATTCCCTGGCACGGATATATGATCTTCTACACAGGTTTGGCGATGGCGGTCTATCCATTATATGAATTTACTCCGATGGGTATCATTGCTCATAACTATCTCTCAATAATAGCTGTTTTTTCAATGTTGTTCCTTACTATAACCGGGTTTGACCGGTTTATACCAATGTTCAAACTGCCTTCTGAACCTGATGTCCAGCTAAAGAAGAACATCAAACCTGCTAATTAATTTTAATTTTCAACGTATAACATAAAGAATAGGTTCGGTCTGGTTTTGCGGAAATTAAACAGTTCTGCAATGATCAGATCGAACCGCTTAATTGTCACAATCTGCACATCTGACAAATAAAACAGCCCTTCTAAGAATACCTTAAATTCACTCACAGACTATCATTTACGTTAGCACAAACTTCCTTTGCCAACTAATCCCCAACATTTATTCAAAATACCTGTTTAATTAGTTGCTATCTTGTGGATACTTATGGACATTGGTGATAATATCTAAATGCACATTTGGATCGTTATGTGCAATGCTTCGATAGGTCTTACTTTCAATTTAGAATATTAATATTCATAATTCATAGAGAAAATAAAGGTCCAGGTCTCCTGATAAATTTATTGGCACCAAACTTTAATGCTGCTTGTTTCAAGACCGTTAAAGAGGAGGAACCAATGAAAAAACTGACAGAGGAAGACATAAAAAATAGATATATAACCCCTGCGATCGAAAAAGCAGGATGGACCAAAGAACAGGTCTTTATGGAGTACTTTTTTACAAACGGTCAGGTTTTGGTCAGGGGGAACAAGGTCAAGAGAGGCAAACGCAAGAAAGCTGACTATCTGCTTACCCACAAAGACGGACATCGACCCCTCGCGATAGTTGAAGCCAAAGATGCGGATCACTCTGTCGGAGAGGGAATCCAGCAGGCAATGGAATATGCAGAGACCTTAAATATTCCTTTTGCATATTCTTCCAATGGCTGCGGTTTTATAGAACATGACTACTTTACAGGAGCAGAGGCTGAGCTTCCTATCGATCAATTTCCTTCCGAAAATGAATTATGGGCCCGTTACCTAACCGGAAAGGGATTTGATCAAAAACAGGAAAGAATGATCGAAGAGCCGGACCATTTCGATGTCTTTTCTCAGAAAAAACCCCGTTACTATCAGCGGATAGCAATAGACAAAACTATTGAGGCCATCGCAAAAGGCCAACATAGGATCCTTCTTGTTATGGCAACGGGAACCGGAAAAACTTTCACTGCATTTCAAATCATCTGGAAACTGCTGAAAACTAAAACAGTCAGGCGGGTATTGTACCTTGCGGATCGCAACATCCTTATCGACCAGACAATGCAGCAGGATTTCAGTCCCTTAGAAAAAATCATGACTAAGATACATGACAGGACCCTCGACAGTTCGTATGAGGTATATATGAGCCTGTACCACCAATTGTCCGGAGACAACGGCAGCGAACCATTCAGGGAATTCCAGCCTGAGTTCTTCGATCTCATAATTGTTGACGAGTGTCATCGGGGAAGTGCCAAGGAAGAATCACAGTGGAGGAGGATCCTGGACTATTTCAGCTCAGCCATCCACATAGGAATGACTGCCACTCCCAAAGAAACCAAGTATGTC
It encodes the following:
- a CDS encoding cysteine desulfhydrase — protein: MLFSEITKVKLIEEPTALETMERLQKHLGCASVYVKRDDCMTLGMGGNKVRSLEYWMGEAQRINADVIVVAGAPVSNQCRLAAAAAAKLGIKCLVLHSSEPGAKIEGNLLLNYLLGAEVRFIGAVDEVRRKEIALEEIFKLKAAGHTPYLIGDPIVGAMGYLSCALELHEQAKLKNAGIKHVFLPGSMGTTEAGFILGNKMLGYPFEIHLISVEYSISELGNRIEEICTNTSKHWGFNFNPLSWNKNVHIYDQYLGGGYDIPTEKSLEAISLAASLEGFFLENTYTSKTFAGMVDLLQNDKTIKDEVSCFIHTGGLPTLFALGDEINKKLISN
- a CDS encoding sodium:proton antiporter yields the protein MVALIKLLPIVALVAMLLRGMDILIASPIATVFAGLLAVALDRKKVNEVIDAAIENAKGLMLIFFLLMVAYAMGEVFMATGVGASIIGLSMKLGITGKSVATVALILTAVLSTATGTSWGTFAACVPVFLWLSHITGGSPVLTVAAIAGGSCFGDNIGLISDTTVLSSGIQNVEVMDRVRHQGVWSLICLVVSAVLFYLVSASMGLESTASDATKAVAAIPAEIWETLKVKRPSAIALLNQVQSGVPIYMVIPLVLVLGMAVYGVSTMPCLIIGLFSALVFGLIAGTIESISSYLDLVLKGFADAGSWSVAMSMWTGAFGGIMKLMNAFDPIAKFVLSTARNVRTLIFNNGILCLITNAALGDCTGQIVTVGPVIKEIVEENVVGSEKDLYTLRLRNATMSDAFGVLGSQLIPWHGYMIFYTGLAMAVYPLYEFTPMGIIAHNYLSIIAVFSMLFLTITGFDRFIPMFKLPSEPDVQLKKNIKPAN